One window of the Posidoniimonas polymericola genome contains the following:
- a CDS encoding glycoside hydrolase family 43 protein, whose product MFAATRHADSPNQTRYRCGLAFVLMAAALAPGVAVAANGTGQVFAYFQGPWPTGGHSGVYMSYSSDGLNFQPMNNGDPVYVPPEAWGPGSSTNTIDEDQTRDPSVLYGPDGYFHMVWTSGISTRSIGYAKSADLKTWTDEQLIDIWSPSTVVDHTWAPELFYDAANSQYQIIFASNLNGGDHKLYSITTSDFSSFSTADPNNPYFYNGATIIDAMIAEDSANNRYLMAVKDEQNGAKNIRLATAPTAQGPWTTDNPVIVGPGSAIEGNVTEGPSLLKVDDTWLLYYDAYGAGYFGVAATSDADPANAASWVNLTGDANLPDGHHGTVFNAPNSVLSFDFLPYSRSDLNGDQDLTPDDWLLFLGNHLTTTSIGDLDADGDNDFDDFRLFKTDYETFHGSGAFASMLASVAAPEPSAALLALMGVPVVLGRRRGK is encoded by the coding sequence ATGTTTGCTGCTACGCGTCACGCCGATTCGCCCAACCAGACTCGCTACCGCTGCGGGCTGGCCTTCGTGCTGATGGCGGCCGCGCTCGCGCCGGGCGTGGCGGTGGCCGCGAACGGCACGGGGCAGGTCTTTGCCTACTTCCAGGGCCCGTGGCCGACCGGCGGGCACAGCGGCGTCTACATGAGCTACAGCTCCGACGGGCTCAACTTTCAGCCGATGAACAACGGCGACCCGGTGTACGTCCCGCCTGAGGCTTGGGGCCCCGGCTCCAGCACCAACACCATCGACGAAGACCAGACCCGCGACCCGTCGGTCCTGTACGGGCCGGACGGCTACTTCCACATGGTGTGGACCTCGGGCATCTCGACGCGGTCGATCGGCTACGCGAAGTCGGCCGACCTGAAGACCTGGACCGACGAGCAGCTGATCGACATCTGGAGCCCCAGCACGGTGGTCGACCACACCTGGGCGCCCGAGCTGTTCTACGACGCCGCGAACTCGCAGTACCAGATCATCTTCGCGTCGAACCTGAACGGCGGCGACCACAAGCTGTACTCGATCACCACGAGCGACTTCTCGAGCTTCAGCACGGCCGACCCCAACAACCCGTACTTCTACAACGGCGCCACGATTATCGACGCGATGATCGCGGAGGACTCGGCCAACAACCGCTACCTGATGGCGGTGAAGGACGAGCAGAACGGCGCCAAGAACATCCGCCTGGCGACCGCCCCGACCGCGCAGGGGCCGTGGACCACCGACAACCCGGTCATCGTCGGGCCCGGCTCGGCGATCGAGGGGAACGTGACCGAGGGGCCCTCGCTCCTCAAGGTCGACGACACCTGGCTGCTGTACTACGACGCCTACGGCGCCGGCTACTTCGGCGTCGCGGCCACGTCGGACGCCGACCCGGCCAACGCCGCCTCGTGGGTCAACCTGACCGGCGACGCGAACCTGCCCGACGGCCACCACGGCACGGTGTTCAACGCCCCTAACAGTGTGCTGTCGTTCGACTTCCTGCCCTACTCGCGCAGCGATCTAAACGGCGATCAGGACCTCACCCCCGACGACTGGCTGCTATTCCTGGGCAACCACCTGACCACCACCAGCATCGGCGACCTCGACGCCGACGGCGACAACGACTTCGACGATTTCCGCCTGTTCAAGACCGACTACGAGACGTTCCACGGATCGGGCGCGTTCGCGTCGATGCTGGCCTCGGTCGCCGCGCCGGAACCGTCG